In a genomic window of Sphingomonas lutea:
- the truB gene encoding tRNA pseudouridine(55) synthase TruB: MAGVIHGWIILDKPLGLGSTTAVSAVKRILREAGEPRTKVGHGGTLDPLASGVLPIALGEATKVAGRMLDATKVYDFTISFGAETDTLDGEGQVIATSDVRPTLAQVEAVLPRFTGEITQIPPAYSALKIDGRPAYARARAGEVLEIKSRQVTVHALQFLPGTGRGTSEAGGGAGRGINPSTTISDRGPPPRPGEEFITLSATVSKGTYIRSLARDIAHALGTVGHVTYLRRTRAGPFGLEQAVSLDFLEETAKARALTRVVMPLEAALDDIPALPVTPDQAQLLRHGQRLAGFPAQPGLLLATADGRPVALVEALADGLKVVRGFNL, translated from the coding sequence ATGGCCGGTGTGATCCACGGCTGGATCATTCTCGACAAGCCGCTCGGGCTCGGCTCGACCACGGCGGTCAGCGCGGTCAAGCGCATCCTGCGCGAAGCGGGCGAGCCCAGGACCAAGGTCGGCCATGGCGGCACGCTCGATCCACTGGCGAGCGGCGTCCTGCCGATCGCGCTTGGCGAAGCGACCAAGGTCGCTGGACGAATGCTCGACGCGACCAAAGTGTATGACTTCACGATCAGCTTCGGCGCGGAAACCGACACGCTCGACGGCGAAGGCCAGGTGATCGCGACCAGCGACGTTCGGCCCACACTGGCCCAGGTTGAGGCGGTGCTGCCGCGCTTCACCGGCGAGATCACGCAGATTCCGCCAGCCTATTCGGCGCTCAAGATCGACGGCAGGCCGGCTTACGCCCGGGCCCGCGCGGGCGAGGTGCTTGAGATCAAATCGCGTCAGGTGACGGTGCACGCCCTTCAATTCCTCCCCGGAACGGGGAGGGGGACCAGCGAAGCTGGTGGAGGGGCCGGGCGCGGCATCAACCCCTCCACCACGATCTCCGATCGCGGTCCCCCTCCCCGTCCCGGGGAGGAATTTATCACCCTCTCGGCCACCGTCTCCAAGGGCACGTACATCCGCAGCCTCGCCCGCGACATTGCCCATGCGCTGGGCACCGTCGGCCATGTCACCTATCTTCGCCGCACCCGCGCGGGGCCGTTCGGGCTCGAACAGGCCGTTTCGCTGGACTTTCTGGAAGAAACCGCTAAGGCGCGCGCACTGACGAGGGTGGTCATGCCGCTTGAAGCGGCGCTGGACGACATCCCGGCCCTCCCCGTCACCCCCGACCAGGCACAGCTGCTCCGCCACGGACAGCGCTTGGCCGGTTTCCCCGCGCAGCCGGGGCTTTTGCTGGCAACCGCCGACGGACGTCCGGTGGCGCTGGTCGAAGCTTTGGCCGACGGCCTGAAGGTCGTCCGGGGGTTCAACCTTTGA
- the rpsO gene encoding 30S ribosomal protein S15 — MSITAERKEALIKEHARGSDDTGSPEVQVAILTERILNLTQHFKGHAKDNHSRRGLLMMVNKRRSLLDYLRGKDEQRYTDLIAKLGLRK, encoded by the coding sequence ATGTCGATTACTGCGGAGCGCAAGGAAGCGCTCATCAAGGAACATGCGCGCGGGTCGGACGACACCGGCTCTCCCGAGGTCCAGGTCGCGATCCTGACCGAGCGCATCCTCAACCTTACCCAGCATTTCAAGGGCCACGCGAAGGATAACCATTCGCGCCGCGGCCTGCTGATGATGGTCAATAAGCGCCGCTCCCTGCTCGATTATCTGCGCGGCAAGGACGAACAGCGCTACACCGATCTCATCGCGAAGCTCGGTCTTCGCAAATAA